The following are from one region of the Stigmatella ashevillena genome:
- a CDS encoding PulJ/GspJ family protein → MRRSFRGFTLMEVMVAVAITALIGTIVSMAFQTGFRAKEVVEGEAERYRMVRVSLNRMAREVGSAFVSDRYDPKRYRDANDRPTNFVGEQDRLLFTTFAHQRLYTDSKESDQAVVEYFVENSTEKGSRGRQDLKRRVNPNIGERMDRGGTTDVLFEGVKKVEFSYWDSTRKEWDDEWDTRRNEKKSILPTRVRITVTALDENNKEARYTTQARIMLNTELPRF, encoded by the coding sequence ATGAGACGTTCCTTCCGCGGCTTCACGCTGATGGAGGTGATGGTCGCCGTGGCCATCACCGCGCTCATCGGCACCATCGTGTCCATGGCCTTCCAGACAGGCTTCCGCGCCAAGGAAGTGGTCGAGGGCGAGGCGGAGCGCTACCGCATGGTGCGCGTCTCGCTCAACCGCATGGCGCGCGAGGTGGGCTCGGCGTTCGTGAGCGACCGGTACGATCCCAAGCGCTACCGGGACGCCAACGACCGGCCCACCAACTTCGTGGGCGAGCAGGACCGGCTGCTCTTCACCACGTTCGCGCACCAGCGCCTGTACACGGACTCCAAGGAGTCGGACCAGGCCGTGGTGGAGTACTTCGTGGAGAACTCCACGGAGAAGGGCTCGCGGGGCCGACAGGACTTGAAGCGGCGGGTGAACCCCAACATCGGCGAGCGGATGGACCGAGGCGGCACCACGGACGTGCTCTTCGAAGGGGTGAAGAAGGTGGAGTTCTCCTACTGGGACTCCACCCGCAAGGAGTGGGATGACGAGTGGGACACGCGCCGCAATGAAAAGAAGTCCATCCTCCCCACCCGGGTGCGCATCACGGTGACGGCCCTCGACGAGAACAACAAGGAAGCGCGTTACACCACCCAGGCCCGGATCATGCTGAACACGGAGCTCCCGAGGTTCTGA
- a CDS encoding sigma 54-interacting transcriptional regulator has protein sequence MPELVFFRRGEEVLRVGLEHGRVVLGRGEQSDVVLPDPDISRRHVALQHDGTRCVLEDLSGRGTLVSGKPMAQGELADGADITLGQWRAVFRQRGSGETDSPTGAHRSTALQPMTRQAEPGQSVQVRVKQGSTEFIHAPRGEGFTVGKDPSCEVVIQDRFISGRHLKVTRREGLFHVVDLSSTNGTFLGPTRVFEVEIPLNTCLRVGETELLFEPRTALQGEAKRHGLIGDEPCIRQLMDLVERVAPSSAAVAVFGESGTGKELVARALHACSTRADQPLIPLNCAAISRELIESELFGHERGSFTGAQTARKGAFEEADGGTLFLDEVGELPLDLQAKLLRALESGEIKRVGASRPVHVDVRVVAATNRDLLAASREGKFREDLYYRLCVIPLTLPPLRNRRGDIAPLAEHFVRTYAPRGQAVKLTQAALERLQHYAWPGNVRELRNVVHRALLLRKGAMIDGGDISFEPDFGREPASALPSLTELPPGITLEQMMTRLERQIIEHSLRRHGGNREKVAKELSVARSTLFKRLKDWGLTREDREDPE, from the coding sequence ATGCCGGAGCTGGTGTTCTTTCGTCGTGGCGAGGAAGTGCTCAGGGTGGGGCTGGAGCACGGGCGCGTGGTGCTGGGGCGGGGCGAGCAGAGTGACGTCGTCCTGCCGGACCCAGACATCAGCCGCAGGCACGTGGCCCTCCAGCACGATGGCACCCGCTGCGTGCTGGAGGATCTCTCCGGCCGGGGCACCCTGGTCTCTGGCAAGCCGATGGCGCAGGGAGAGCTGGCCGACGGGGCGGACATCACCCTGGGCCAGTGGCGCGCGGTGTTCCGCCAGCGGGGCAGTGGCGAGACGGATTCTCCCACGGGGGCGCACCGCAGCACCGCCCTTCAGCCAATGACCCGGCAGGCCGAGCCCGGCCAGTCCGTCCAGGTGCGGGTGAAGCAGGGCTCCACCGAGTTCATTCATGCGCCGCGGGGCGAGGGCTTCACCGTGGGCAAGGACCCGTCCTGTGAGGTCGTCATCCAGGACCGGTTCATCTCCGGCCGACACCTCAAGGTGACACGGCGCGAGGGGCTCTTCCACGTGGTGGACCTGAGTTCCACCAATGGCACGTTCCTGGGCCCCACCCGCGTCTTCGAGGTGGAGATTCCGCTGAACACCTGCCTGCGCGTGGGAGAGACGGAGCTGCTCTTCGAGCCCCGAACAGCCCTCCAGGGCGAGGCGAAGCGCCATGGCCTCATCGGCGACGAGCCCTGCATCCGCCAGCTCATGGATCTCGTCGAGCGTGTGGCGCCCTCTTCCGCCGCGGTGGCCGTCTTCGGCGAGTCCGGCACGGGCAAGGAGTTGGTGGCCCGCGCGCTGCACGCCTGCTCCACCCGCGCGGACCAGCCCCTCATCCCCCTCAACTGCGCGGCCATCTCCCGGGAACTCATCGAGAGCGAGCTGTTTGGCCACGAGCGGGGCTCCTTCACGGGCGCCCAGACCGCGCGCAAGGGGGCCTTCGAGGAAGCCGACGGGGGCACCCTCTTCCTCGACGAGGTGGGAGAGCTGCCACTGGACTTGCAGGCCAAGCTGCTCCGCGCGCTGGAGAGCGGGGAAATCAAGCGGGTGGGCGCCAGCCGCCCCGTCCACGTGGACGTGCGGGTGGTGGCGGCCACGAACCGGGACCTGCTGGCCGCCTCGCGTGAGGGGAAATTCCGCGAGGACCTGTACTACCGGCTGTGCGTCATTCCCCTCACACTGCCGCCCTTGCGCAACCGGCGGGGGGACATTGCCCCACTGGCCGAGCACTTCGTGCGCACCTACGCCCCGCGAGGGCAGGCGGTGAAGCTCACCCAGGCCGCGCTGGAGCGGCTCCAGCACTACGCCTGGCCGGGCAATGTCCGAGAGCTGCGCAACGTGGTGCACCGCGCACTGCTGCTGCGCAAGGGCGCGATGATCGACGGGGGCGACATCTCCTTTGAGCCCGACTTCGGACGCGAGCCCGCCTCGGCCCTGCCCTCCCTCACCGAACTCCCTCCGGGGATAACACTGGAGCAGATGATGACGCGGCTGGAGCGGCAGATCATCGAGCACTCCCTGCGCCGCCACGGCGGCAACCGCGAAAAAGTGGCCAAGGAGCTGAGCGTGGCGCGCTCCACCCTCTTCAAGCGCCTGAAGGACTGGGGCCTCACCCGGGAAGACCGGGAGGACCCTGAGTAA
- the gspN gene encoding type II secretion system protein GspN, with amino-acid sequence MATEKPARWKIVLGYSAFTVLALILCFLLTFPYSALRARAATEALRAGYVLRIGSLRPGLIGLTARDVRLSVPPSTLSAETMAALTSGDPDATKLLAAAELGEPLILESVFARPTLFPPGVAFQAQAMGGTVSGSIGGRTERRMKVRLAGLDPSQGNLKNFTGLDMAGRLNGSLDLLLPSGVGTGGKPGEPDLAQADGELALDGQGLQINGSVPGTGLVGQSPVALLFPEGLPSIPLGELQGVVRFEKGQGTVETLQLRSDQLELQATGTLRLKPRLQYTEPAMDVKLRVEPELVQKLGAAGAGLSFLPPDKDDPKFRAARLSGSLGKLSFLPKR; translated from the coding sequence ATGGCGACCGAAAAGCCCGCCCGCTGGAAGATTGTCCTGGGGTACAGCGCCTTCACGGTGCTGGCCCTCATCCTCTGTTTCCTCCTGACCTTCCCGTACAGCGCCCTGCGCGCCCGGGCAGCCACCGAGGCGCTGCGCGCAGGCTACGTCCTGCGCATCGGCTCGCTGCGGCCGGGGCTCATTGGCCTGACGGCCCGGGACGTGCGCCTGAGCGTGCCGCCCTCCACGCTCAGCGCGGAGACCATGGCGGCGCTCACCAGCGGCGATCCGGACGCCACGAAGCTGCTGGCGGCGGCGGAGCTGGGCGAGCCGCTGATCCTCGAGTCCGTCTTCGCGCGCCCCACCCTCTTTCCTCCCGGCGTGGCCTTCCAGGCCCAGGCGATGGGGGGCACGGTGAGCGGCTCCATCGGTGGCCGGACGGAGCGGCGGATGAAGGTGCGCCTGGCAGGGCTGGATCCCTCCCAGGGCAACCTCAAGAACTTCACCGGCCTGGACATGGCGGGTCGGCTGAACGGCTCGCTGGATCTGCTCCTGCCCTCCGGCGTGGGGACGGGAGGCAAGCCGGGCGAGCCGGATCTGGCCCAAGCCGACGGGGAACTGGCCCTGGACGGGCAGGGTTTGCAAATCAATGGAAGCGTGCCCGGCACCGGCCTCGTCGGCCAGAGCCCCGTGGCCCTGCTGTTTCCAGAGGGACTGCCCAGCATCCCCCTGGGCGAGTTGCAGGGCGTCGTCCGCTTCGAGAAAGGCCAGGGCACGGTGGAGACCCTCCAACTGCGCAGCGACCAGTTGGAGCTTCAGGCCACGGGCACCCTGCGGCTCAAGCCGCGCCTGCAGTACACCGAGCCGGCCATGGACGTGAAGCTGCGCGTCGAGCCGGAGCTGGTGCAGAAACTGGGCGCCGCGGGGGCGGGACTCTCCTTCCTGCCTCCCGACAAGGACGATCCGAAGTTCCGCGCGGCCCGGCTGAGCGGCTCCCTCGGCAAGCTGTCCTTCCTGCCCAAGCGCTAA
- a CDS encoding peptide MFS transporter, whose product MSSTAPAEWKGPASNRQWLGHPAGLFVLFFTEMWERFSYYGMRGLMKLYMVNYLFISVRQTLQGKAYDGVGNPEEVVGWGFIRSLLPSVDPSELSLCVTEKVKGLMAGDAAAGILPLASDAAHTIAQQTCSVSPNASVLYGIYTGLVYLTPVAGGFIADRYLGQRQSVFVGGILMALGQFVLFGSESLFFIGLLLLIIGNGFFKPNIATQVGSLYPPGDPRRDGAFTIFYMGINLGAFICNLICGTLAAMVGWRYGFLAAGVGMCLGLLVQLAGQRYLAPDTRQQREDSGAPAQKQPLTPGEWKRVWALVALCALNIVFWAVYEQQGNTMQTWADEKSNWPSWASSTWYQSANPFFIFLLAPFFDRLWAWQSKRGTEPSSVAKMAIGCCVLGLSFIVMVVGARVVGDGTGSLLWPVLCAMLLTVGELYLSPVGLSLVTKVSPVRIVSLMMGIWYLSSFFGNTLSGFIGRLYTTMPKEGFFLVLMTMGLAAGTAIWLFNKPLKQAMESSSR is encoded by the coding sequence ATGTCATCGACTGCACCTGCAGAGTGGAAGGGCCCCGCCTCGAACCGCCAGTGGCTGGGGCACCCGGCCGGCCTCTTCGTGCTGTTCTTCACCGAGATGTGGGAGCGCTTCTCGTACTACGGGATGCGCGGCCTCATGAAGCTGTACATGGTGAACTACCTGTTCATCAGCGTCCGGCAGACGTTGCAGGGCAAAGCCTATGACGGGGTGGGCAACCCGGAGGAAGTGGTGGGCTGGGGGTTCATCCGGTCCCTGCTGCCCTCGGTGGATCCCTCGGAACTCTCGCTGTGTGTCACGGAGAAGGTGAAGGGCCTGATGGCGGGCGACGCGGCCGCGGGAATCCTTCCCCTGGCGTCGGATGCGGCCCACACCATCGCCCAGCAGACATGCAGCGTGAGCCCCAACGCCTCGGTGCTCTATGGCATCTACACGGGCCTGGTCTACCTGACGCCGGTCGCGGGCGGCTTCATCGCCGACCGGTACCTGGGTCAGCGGCAGTCGGTCTTCGTGGGCGGCATTCTGATGGCCCTGGGCCAGTTCGTCCTCTTCGGCTCCGAGTCCCTGTTCTTCATTGGCCTGCTGCTGCTCATCATCGGCAACGGCTTCTTCAAGCCGAACATCGCCACCCAGGTGGGCAGCCTCTATCCCCCGGGCGATCCTCGCCGAGACGGTGCCTTCACCATCTTCTACATGGGCATCAACCTGGGCGCGTTCATCTGCAACCTCATCTGTGGCACCTTGGCGGCGATGGTGGGCTGGCGCTACGGCTTCCTCGCCGCGGGGGTGGGCATGTGCCTCGGCCTGCTGGTGCAGCTCGCCGGGCAGAGGTACCTCGCTCCGGACACCCGGCAGCAGCGTGAGGACAGCGGCGCGCCGGCCCAGAAGCAGCCGCTGACCCCGGGCGAGTGGAAGCGCGTGTGGGCCCTGGTGGCGCTGTGCGCGCTCAACATCGTCTTCTGGGCCGTCTACGAGCAGCAAGGCAACACGATGCAGACCTGGGCCGACGAGAAATCCAACTGGCCCTCGTGGGCCTCCTCCACCTGGTACCAGTCCGCCAACCCCTTCTTCATCTTCCTGCTGGCGCCGTTCTTCGATCGCCTCTGGGCCTGGCAGAGCAAGCGCGGCACCGAGCCCTCTTCCGTGGCGAAGATGGCCATCGGCTGCTGCGTCCTCGGCCTGTCCTTCATCGTGATGGTGGTGGGGGCCCGCGTGGTGGGCGATGGCACGGGCAGCCTTCTCTGGCCGGTGCTCTGCGCGATGCTGCTAACGGTGGGAGAGCTCTACCTGTCCCCCGTTGGCCTGTCGCTGGTGACCAAGGTGTCTCCGGTGCGTATCGTCTCGCTGATGATGGGCATCTGGTACCTGTCCAGCTTCTTCGGCAACACCCTGTCCGGCTTCATCGGACGGCTCTACACGACGATGCCCAAGGAGGGCTTCTTCCTCGTCCTCATGACCATGGGCCTCGCCGCGGGCACCGCCATCTGGCTCTTCAACAAGCCGCTGAAGCAGGCGATGGAGTCCTCCTCCCGCTGA
- a CDS encoding RNA polymerase sigma factor, whose translation MTAGVAGLPAVTQIYRMHRTRALAIARRIVGDSDDAEDVVQDVFARLAHRPENFQGRAAWTTWLHRIMVNSSINWLRARKRRERLGHEPQEPASPEAQAVGQEMQRHFGEALKETNELQRQVLWLREVRGFSYPEIAQVLHIPEGTVKSALHRGRVRTLEVLEERDQRP comes from the coding sequence ATGACCGCCGGTGTCGCCGGTTTACCCGCAGTCACGCAGATCTACCGTATGCATCGCACCCGTGCCCTGGCCATTGCGCGGCGCATCGTGGGGGACTCCGACGACGCGGAGGATGTCGTCCAGGATGTGTTCGCCCGCCTGGCCCATCGGCCGGAAAACTTCCAGGGCCGGGCTGCCTGGACGACGTGGCTGCACCGCATCATGGTGAACAGCAGCATCAACTGGCTGAGGGCGCGCAAGCGCCGGGAACGGCTGGGTCACGAGCCCCAGGAGCCCGCTTCCCCCGAAGCCCAGGCCGTGGGCCAGGAGATGCAACGGCACTTCGGAGAGGCCCTGAAGGAGACCAACGAGCTTCAGCGGCAGGTGCTGTGGCTCCGGGAGGTGCGGGGCTTCAGCTACCCGGAGATTGCCCAGGTACTGCACATTCCCGAGGGCACGGTAAAGAGCGCGCTCCACCGGGGGCGGGTGCGGACCCTGGAAGTGTTGGAGGAACGCGACCAACGCCCATAA
- a CDS encoding CAP domain-containing protein yields the protein MNRSGVVLVGFALLAGCGAEERVEVTPEGVLGEALSLETAGEEGYSALAYCDDVTTWDANWTNFENQVLTLVNQRRAAGASCGGVSKPAVAALALDTRLRCASRKHSKDMAVNNFFSHTGTGNTTPWARMASAGYTSYTNAGENIAAGQTTPASVVTGWMNSTGHCNNIMNGAFKKLGVGYYYRSGSTYGHYWTQDFGAP from the coding sequence ATGAATCGTTCGGGAGTGGTGCTGGTGGGGTTCGCGCTGCTGGCGGGATGTGGCGCGGAGGAGCGCGTCGAGGTGACGCCGGAGGGTGTTCTGGGCGAGGCCCTCTCCCTCGAGACGGCCGGAGAAGAGGGGTACTCGGCCCTGGCCTACTGTGATGACGTGACGACGTGGGACGCGAACTGGACCAACTTCGAGAACCAGGTCCTCACGCTGGTGAACCAGCGCCGCGCGGCGGGAGCGAGCTGTGGGGGCGTGAGCAAGCCCGCGGTCGCGGCACTTGCCCTGGATACGCGGCTGCGCTGTGCCTCGCGCAAGCACTCCAAGGACATGGCGGTGAACAACTTCTTCAGCCATACGGGCACGGGCAACACCACCCCCTGGGCCCGGATGGCCTCGGCGGGCTACACCAGCTACACGAACGCGGGCGAGAACATCGCCGCGGGCCAAACCACGCCGGCCTCGGTCGTGACGGGCTGGATGAACAGCACCGGCCACTGCAACAACATCATGAACGGCGCCTTCAAGAAGCTGGGCGTAGGGTACTACTACCGGTCCGGCAGCACCTACGGGCACTACTGGACGCAAGACTTCGGCGCCCCGTAG
- the gspM gene encoding type II secretion system protein GspM, protein MDKLRQLLTDARTRFDQLSARERRLVTVAGTAVLAFILFITLLSFANSASGYRRRTQDKLAKLQQVQQLAASYNEATQARKSIEQQLSASDVRLLSYISDKATASGLEVPNMTPKGEVGIGDGKILESSMELTFTDVDLRKLTDFLRSVESGPGIVKVKYLRVEPRPASESLTAWTTVSTYKLKK, encoded by the coding sequence ATGGACAAGCTTCGCCAACTCCTCACCGACGCGCGTACCCGGTTCGACCAGCTCAGCGCCCGCGAGCGGCGGCTGGTGACGGTGGCCGGCACGGCCGTGCTCGCCTTCATCCTGTTCATCACCCTGCTGTCCTTCGCCAACAGCGCCTCGGGCTACCGGCGCCGCACCCAGGACAAGCTGGCCAAGCTCCAGCAGGTGCAGCAGTTGGCCGCCAGCTACAACGAGGCGACGCAGGCCCGGAAGTCGATCGAACAGCAGCTCAGCGCCAGCGACGTGCGCCTGCTGAGCTACATCTCCGACAAGGCCACGGCCTCCGGCCTCGAGGTCCCCAACATGACGCCCAAGGGCGAGGTGGGCATCGGCGACGGGAAGATCCTGGAGAGCAGCATGGAGCTGACCTTCACGGACGTGGACCTGCGCAAGCTGACCGACTTCCTGCGCTCCGTGGAGAGCGGCCCGGGCATCGTGAAGGTGAAGTACCTGCGCGTCGAGCCCCGTCCCGCTTCCGAATCCCTGACGGCCTGGACCACCGTCTCCACCTACAAGCTCAAGAAGTAA
- the pilM gene encoding pilus assembly protein PilM yields MARILGLDLGSYAVKGVLFESNMRGYATKAYAEVRRAEGDRAETLKAALQELLSNPTLQADQVIIALPGPALMTHTFTLPFADPKRIEAALPFEVESQLPFDLSDVVFDYQVTGQKEKVSSDVLVGVVRKEELSSLLGLFTDLNVTPRIVTHPGITYQNLFLQTPAAFEGFDGVDAVAVVDIGHERTTVAIGRPGAGLEFARTFSGGGKELSRALAAEFQTPLPEAHHWKELHGAMASVAASQGPDAERAAGALLRGLQPILRELRPTFKSFTARSRRQVGAVVLCGGTARLKGLAEQFGKELHMPARVLALPNEASSAVPTELQPQVAQAYSLALRGQASGAKAPRFNLRRGEFAFKGDYDYVKDKVGLLASFAATILLLLIASGVVRNSVLARREAQVDALLCATTQRILGTCETNYDRALNLLRGVESPAAALPQQSAINLLAEVTQRIPAEVPVKLDRIQIDLERIIIQGETDSSKEIDTLTTALKGHRCFKEVNPGKVEKTRDGSKVSFRLDIQVQCPNQPTVES; encoded by the coding sequence ATGGCCCGGATTCTAGGCCTCGACCTTGGCAGCTACGCCGTGAAGGGCGTGCTGTTCGAGTCGAACATGAGGGGATACGCCACCAAGGCCTACGCCGAGGTGCGCCGCGCCGAGGGAGATCGCGCCGAGACGTTGAAGGCCGCCCTTCAGGAGCTGCTCTCGAACCCCACGCTCCAGGCGGACCAGGTCATCATCGCCCTGCCCGGCCCAGCGCTGATGACGCACACCTTCACCCTGCCCTTCGCCGATCCGAAGCGCATCGAGGCGGCGCTGCCCTTCGAGGTGGAGAGCCAACTGCCCTTCGACCTGTCCGATGTCGTCTTCGACTACCAGGTGACGGGGCAGAAGGAGAAGGTGAGCAGCGACGTGCTGGTGGGCGTGGTGCGCAAGGAGGAGCTGTCCTCGCTGCTGGGGCTCTTCACCGATCTGAACGTCACCCCGCGCATCGTCACCCACCCGGGCATCACCTATCAGAACCTCTTCCTCCAGACGCCCGCGGCGTTCGAGGGGTTCGACGGGGTGGACGCGGTGGCCGTGGTGGACATCGGCCACGAGCGCACCACGGTGGCCATCGGCCGACCGGGGGCGGGGCTGGAGTTCGCCCGCACCTTCTCGGGCGGAGGCAAGGAGCTGAGCCGCGCACTGGCCGCCGAGTTTCAAACGCCGCTGCCCGAGGCCCACCACTGGAAGGAGCTGCACGGGGCGATGGCCAGCGTGGCCGCCTCACAGGGGCCGGACGCCGAACGGGCCGCGGGGGCCCTCCTCCGAGGCCTCCAGCCGATCCTGCGGGAGCTGCGCCCCACCTTCAAATCCTTCACCGCGCGCAGCCGACGCCAGGTGGGGGCCGTGGTGTTGTGCGGTGGCACCGCGCGACTCAAGGGGCTCGCCGAGCAGTTCGGCAAGGAGCTCCACATGCCAGCCCGGGTGCTGGCGCTGCCGAACGAGGCCTCCTCGGCGGTCCCCACGGAGCTCCAGCCTCAGGTGGCCCAGGCGTACTCGCTGGCGCTCCGGGGCCAGGCCTCCGGCGCCAAGGCGCCCCGGTTCAACCTCCGGCGGGGGGAGTTCGCCTTCAAGGGCGACTATGACTACGTGAAGGACAAGGTGGGGTTGCTCGCCTCCTTCGCCGCCACGATCCTCCTGCTGCTCATCGCCAGCGGCGTGGTCCGCAACTCGGTGCTCGCACGGCGGGAAGCCCAGGTGGACGCGCTGCTGTGCGCCACCACTCAGCGCATCCTCGGCACCTGCGAGACGAACTATGACCGCGCGCTCAACCTGCTGCGAGGCGTGGAGAGCCCCGCCGCGGCGCTGCCCCAGCAGTCGGCGATCAACCTTCTGGCAGAGGTGACCCAGCGCATCCCGGCCGAGGTGCCGGTGAAGCTGGATCGCATCCAGATCGACCTGGAGCGCATCATCATCCAGGGCGAGACGGACAGCTCCAAGGAGATCGACACCTTGACGACCGCTCTCAAGGGCCACCGCTGCTTCAAGGAAGTGAACCCGGGCAAGGTGGAGAAGACGCGGGACGGATCCAAGGTCTCCTTCCGCCTGGACATCCAGGTGCAGTGCCCCAACCAGCCCACGGTGGAGAGCTAG
- a CDS encoding general secretion pathway protein GspK, giving the protein MRGFFSQKARRRPAPPPTLVAAPVAAPAARRDRRTRGVALIIAIISITVLTVVATEFAYNTRVDLQLAANQRDEVRAFYMARSGIALGRLLLRFQRQVDQTPIPNLGNMLQQLTGGAPAGGAPAAAPSSLNIQLWKLARVDCHMLKGLVNSDASAGGAEGAPAQDSNFQMDEGEEPTEASAAPVRRSFGGFEGCFLADIHDEEEKLNVHRLSSLATDALPTAARMMDLFGDKRFEFLFDREDSNKVRVTPQDVVIALKDWVDEDEVQSAINLADPVNPFASGFADEGMHYDRFDPRYEAKNARFDSLDELYRVHGVTDRFMAAFRDRLTVYPDINSRPNINTDDPMMMYMAILSVADQTKPDPRLQDPVFVQEIITQIRTARMFSFMGMSVADFVNIVASAGVPINPSVNPSVNQNAANNNRLVGDKSQTFTIKSVGEAGSVQKTLTAVVRLDDTLGRLLYWREE; this is encoded by the coding sequence ATGCGCGGATTCTTCTCCCAGAAAGCCCGGCGGCGCCCTGCCCCACCTCCTACCCTCGTGGCTGCCCCCGTGGCTGCTCCCGCGGCCCGGCGAGACCGGCGCACCCGAGGCGTGGCCCTCATCATCGCCATCATCTCCATCACCGTGCTCACGGTGGTGGCCACCGAGTTCGCCTACAACACCCGGGTGGACCTGCAACTGGCGGCCAACCAACGGGACGAGGTCCGCGCCTTCTACATGGCGCGCTCCGGCATCGCGCTCGGTCGGCTCCTGCTGCGCTTCCAGCGACAGGTGGACCAGACGCCCATTCCGAACCTGGGCAACATGCTCCAGCAGCTCACGGGCGGCGCTCCGGCGGGAGGGGCACCGGCCGCAGCCCCCTCCTCGCTCAACATCCAGCTCTGGAAGCTGGCGCGCGTGGACTGCCACATGCTCAAGGGGCTGGTGAACAGCGACGCCTCAGCAGGCGGTGCGGAAGGAGCACCTGCGCAGGACTCGAACTTCCAGATGGACGAGGGAGAGGAGCCCACGGAGGCTTCAGCGGCGCCTGTCCGGCGCTCCTTCGGCGGCTTCGAGGGCTGCTTCCTGGCGGACATCCACGACGAGGAGGAGAAGCTCAACGTCCACCGCCTCTCATCGCTGGCCACGGACGCGCTGCCCACCGCGGCGCGCATGATGGACCTGTTCGGTGACAAGCGCTTCGAGTTCCTCTTCGACCGGGAAGACTCCAACAAGGTGCGCGTCACGCCTCAGGATGTCGTGATTGCGCTGAAGGACTGGGTGGACGAGGACGAGGTGCAGTCGGCCATCAACCTGGCGGATCCCGTCAACCCGTTTGCCTCCGGCTTCGCCGACGAGGGCATGCACTACGACCGCTTCGATCCGCGCTACGAGGCGAAGAACGCGCGCTTTGACAGCCTGGACGAGCTGTACCGGGTGCACGGCGTGACGGACCGCTTCATGGCCGCCTTCCGGGACCGGCTCACCGTCTATCCGGACATCAACTCCCGGCCCAACATCAACACGGACGATCCGATGATGATGTACATGGCCATCCTCTCCGTGGCGGACCAGACGAAGCCGGACCCCCGGCTGCAGGATCCGGTGTTCGTCCAGGAGATCATCACCCAGATCCGCACCGCGCGCATGTTCAGCTTCATGGGCATGTCCGTGGCGGACTTCGTCAACATCGTCGCCAGCGCGGGCGTGCCCATCAACCCGAGCGTCAACCCCTCGGTGAACCAGAACGCGGCGAACAACAACCGGCTCGTGGGTGACAAGAGCCAGACTTTCACCATCAAATCCGTGGGAGAGGCGGGCAGCGTCCAGAAGACGCTCACCGCCGTGGTCCGGCTCGACGACACGCTCGGCCGGCTCCTGTACTGGAGAGAGGAATAA
- the gstA gene encoding glutathione transferase GstA — protein MKLYYTPGACSQSPHIVLREAGLKFEIEKVDLRTHKTEKGTDFYSINPKGYVPALQLDNGQVLTEGPAIVQYIADQKPEAKLAPAPGSLERARLQEWLTFIGTEIHKTYSPMFNPAITAEAKQAALDKLGKRFEYVAKQLEGKPFLLGEHLTGADTYLFVILNWAKNLGPDISQWPALKSFHERVSARPAVKAAMEAEGLTKP, from the coding sequence ATGAAGCTCTATTACACGCCGGGTGCTTGTTCCCAGTCGCCCCACATCGTTCTGCGCGAAGCCGGCTTGAAGTTCGAGATCGAGAAGGTCGATCTGCGCACCCACAAGACCGAGAAGGGCACGGACTTCTACAGCATCAACCCGAAGGGCTACGTGCCGGCGTTGCAGCTCGACAACGGCCAGGTGCTGACCGAGGGCCCGGCCATCGTCCAGTACATCGCGGATCAGAAGCCGGAGGCGAAGCTGGCGCCCGCGCCGGGCTCCCTCGAGCGGGCCCGCTTGCAGGAGTGGCTGACCTTCATCGGCACCGAGATTCACAAGACCTACAGCCCGATGTTCAACCCGGCCATCACCGCGGAAGCGAAGCAGGCCGCGCTCGACAAGCTGGGCAAGCGCTTCGAGTACGTCGCCAAGCAGCTCGAGGGCAAGCCGTTCCTGCTGGGCGAGCACCTCACTGGGGCGGACACCTACCTGTTCGTGATTCTGAACTGGGCCAAGAACCTGGGCCCGGACATCTCCCAGTGGCCCGCGCTGAAGTCCTTCCATGAGCGCGTCAGCGCCCGGCCCGCCGTCAAGGCAGCGATGGAGGCCGAGGGCCTCACCAAGCCGTAG